In Jaculus jaculus isolate mJacJac1 chromosome 11, mJacJac1.mat.Y.cur, whole genome shotgun sequence, the following proteins share a genomic window:
- the Prm2 gene encoding protamine-2 gives MVRYRVRSPSERPGQDRGSEGQEQGLSPDRMEAYGRTHRGHHHHHRHRRCSRRRLHRIHRRWRRSCRRRRRRSCRHRRRHRRGCRRYRRRCRCRRRRRHHYH, from the exons ATGGTCCGCTACCGTGTGAGGAGCCCCAGCGAGCGTCCGGGGCAGGACCGTGGGTCTGAGGGCCAGGAGCAGGGGCTGAGCCCGGATCGCATGGAGGCCTACGGGAGGACACATCGagggcaccaccaccaccacagacaCAGGCGCTGCTCTCGCAGGAGGCTGCACAGGATCCACAGACGGTGGCGCAGGTCCTGCAGGCGGCGCAGGAGACGCTCCTGCCGACACAGGAGGCGGCATCGCAGAG GCTGCAGAAGGTACAGGAGGAGATGCAGGTGCCGAAGACGCAGGCGGCACCACTACCACTGA
- the Tnp2 gene encoding nuclear transition protein 2, whose product MDTKAQSLPTTHTHSTSRPQGHSSNCGHHCRSCNPSGHASSSSSPSPGPPARHPKQTMHSRYALQRPSHSRSFPRNRKTLEGKVIKRKRVRRGKRARTQRAKRRTPGDEPSPWERWDNVHLLTGTCYNGSFYATRIKACSLEDNP is encoded by the exons ATGGACACCAAGGCGCAGAGCCTTCCCACCACCCACACCCACAGCACCTCTCGGCCTCAAGGCCACTCGAGCAACTGCGGCCATCACTGTCGGAGTTGCAACCCCTCTGGCCACGCGAGTTccagctccagccccagccctggccCGCCAGCGAGGCATCCCAAACAGACCATGCACTCCCGCTACGCTCTCCAGCGGCCCAGCCACAGCCGCAGCTTCCCCAGGAACAGAAAGACCTTAGAAGGGAAAGTGATCAAGAGAAAGAGGGTCAGGAGGGGCAAGCGGGCTCGGACTCAGCGGGCAAAGAGGCGGACCCCAG GAGACGAGCCATCACCATGGGAACGCTGGGACAACGTCCACCTTCTCACAGGAACATGTTACAATGGCAGTTTCTATGCAACAAGGATTAAAGCTTGTTCCCTGGAAGACAATCCTTGA
- the Prm3 gene encoding protamine-3, with the protein MGSHCTKLSTSHSSGQSTGHSRRRESSLKKLVACVSQDNFSLSSESEEEEEEEEEEEEEEEEEEEEEGEEEEEQQQLRVQDKLLLMEPVQPEEDLEDKPAAPPSSEPEETRS; encoded by the coding sequence ATGGGTTCCCACTGCACCAAACTCAGCACCAGCCACAGTTCGGGCCAGAGCACTGGCCACAGCCGCCGCCGGGAGTCCTCCCTGAAAAAGCTCGTGGCCTGTGTGAGTCAGGACAACTTCTCCCTGTCATCAGagagtgaggaggaggaagaggaggaggaggaagaggaggaagaggaagaggaggaggaggaagaggaaggggaagaggaggaggaacagcAGCAGCTCCGGGTGCAAGACAAGCTGCTCCTGATGGAGCCCGTGCAGCCGGAGGAGGACTTGGAAGACAAACCCGCGGCCCCGCCAAGCTCCGAGCCCGAGGAGACGCGCTCCTGA